One part of the Anaeromyxobacter sp. Fw109-5 genome encodes these proteins:
- a CDS encoding patatin-like phospholipase family protein yields the protein MSTPVDIAPANQPLETGGRGDLLGALRRERLASSLTALFGSEDAALTEGLLRQGQWVTVRGGERLFLQGEPGDSMYIVVGGRLVALREDGAGRRRVVGRIRPGESVGEMGLLAGQARSATVQASRDSVVVRISADAFREVAAEHPRLLATTARLVIRRSTDLMHGAPSSERPKSIAIVPLRPSVRCADFVERLRRALERRGPTLVVDRARADAVLAANGISPTRGDDARSLVLSRWLDEQELRHDAVLYPTEGMADPWTEQCTRQADVVLLLAPAGEAPELDADERRLARGGGDGPRRELVLVHPRGASSPDGTDRWLAPRGVARHHHVRSGSDDDFRRLARYLAGEAVGLVLGGGGARGFAHLGVIRALREAGIPIDAVGGSSQGAIVAAAVAMDWDDETIERAHREGFTRSNPLGDWALVPHVALVRGKRLERALERWFGTRDVADTWRSFFCTSANLTRARAEIHRSGPLWRALRASVSLPGVLPPVVMSGDLHVDGALLDNLPVEPMRESGVGRVVAVDLSVRDEGGMIGGALPSTADFLKGRLFTGGGHVASPGIASILVKSAMLSSTQRARELASSVDLFLEPQPADIGFLEWKALDRGIDLGYRYAKRELARRDLRRCVEEDAPLAAAVDDA from the coding sequence GTGAGCACGCCCGTCGACATCGCCCCCGCGAACCAACCGCTCGAGACCGGCGGGCGCGGCGACCTTCTCGGCGCCCTCCGGCGAGAGCGGCTCGCCTCGAGCCTCACCGCGCTGTTCGGCTCCGAGGACGCGGCCCTCACCGAGGGTCTCCTCCGGCAGGGGCAATGGGTGACGGTTCGCGGCGGAGAGCGCCTCTTCCTCCAGGGTGAGCCGGGCGACAGCATGTACATCGTCGTCGGCGGCCGCCTGGTGGCGCTGCGCGAGGACGGCGCCGGGAGGCGCCGCGTCGTGGGCCGGATCCGGCCCGGCGAGAGTGTCGGAGAGATGGGGCTGCTCGCGGGCCAGGCGAGGTCCGCCACGGTGCAGGCGTCGCGCGACAGCGTCGTCGTCCGCATCTCGGCGGACGCGTTCCGTGAGGTCGCCGCCGAGCACCCTCGGCTGCTCGCGACCACTGCGCGCCTCGTCATCCGCCGGAGCACGGACCTCATGCACGGCGCCCCCTCGTCGGAGCGGCCGAAGAGCATCGCGATCGTTCCGCTGCGGCCGAGCGTCCGGTGCGCCGACTTCGTGGAGCGGCTCCGCAGGGCGCTGGAGCGCCGCGGGCCGACGCTGGTCGTGGACCGCGCGCGGGCCGACGCGGTGCTGGCGGCGAACGGCATCTCGCCCACGCGGGGAGACGACGCGCGCAGCCTGGTGCTGTCCCGGTGGCTCGACGAGCAGGAGCTCCGCCACGACGCGGTGCTCTACCCCACGGAGGGGATGGCCGATCCATGGACCGAGCAGTGCACCCGTCAGGCAGACGTCGTCCTCCTGCTCGCGCCGGCCGGCGAAGCGCCGGAGCTCGACGCCGACGAGCGCCGGCTCGCGCGCGGGGGCGGCGATGGACCTCGCCGCGAGCTCGTGCTCGTCCACCCTCGCGGCGCGAGCTCGCCCGACGGGACCGACCGGTGGCTCGCGCCGCGCGGCGTCGCGCGCCATCACCACGTCCGCTCGGGGAGCGACGACGACTTCCGGCGCCTCGCGCGCTACCTCGCCGGCGAGGCGGTGGGGCTCGTGCTCGGAGGCGGCGGCGCGCGCGGGTTCGCGCACCTCGGCGTCATCCGGGCGCTCCGCGAGGCGGGCATCCCGATCGACGCGGTCGGCGGCTCGAGCCAGGGCGCCATCGTGGCGGCCGCCGTCGCGATGGACTGGGACGACGAGACGATCGAGCGGGCGCACCGCGAGGGCTTCACGCGCAGCAATCCGCTCGGCGACTGGGCCCTCGTCCCGCACGTCGCGCTCGTGCGCGGCAAGCGCCTCGAGAGGGCGCTCGAGCGGTGGTTCGGCACCCGCGACGTCGCCGACACGTGGCGCTCCTTCTTCTGCACCTCGGCGAACCTCACGCGGGCGCGCGCCGAGATCCACCGGAGCGGCCCCCTCTGGAGAGCGCTCAGGGCCAGCGTCTCGCTCCCCGGCGTCCTTCCTCCCGTCGTGATGAGCGGCGACCTGCACGTCGACGGGGCCCTGCTCGACAACCTGCCCGTGGAGCCGATGCGCGAGAGCGGGGTCGGTCGCGTCGTCGCCGTCGACCTCTCGGTCAGGGACGAGGGGGGCATGATCGGCGGCGCGCTGCCTTCTACCGCCGACTTCCTCAAGGGCCGGCTCTTCACCGGAGGCGGGCACGTCGCCTCGCCGGGGATCGCCTCCATCCTCGTGAAGTCGGCGATGCTGTCGAGCACGCAGCGCGCCCGGGAGCTCGCGTCGAGCGTCGATCTCTTCCTCGAGCCGCAGCCGGCCGACATCGGCTTCCTGGAGTGGAAGGCGCTCGACCGCGGCATCGACCTCGGGTACCGCTACGCGAAGCGGGAGCTCGCGCGTCGAGACCTCCGGCGATGCGTCGAGGAGGATGCCCCCCTCGCCGCCGCGGTGGATGATGCGTGA
- a CDS encoding ABC transporter permease has protein sequence MNEVALLVAATLAAGTPLAIAGLGLLLNERAGVLNLGAEGMLLISAVAGFAATYHGGSEWLGFAAGAAAGAAVAAVFGWLVVWLNTNQYATGLAVSLFGSGFSAFVGIDYVGKQLGEQPAHAVPVLAGLPFLGPALFRQHPVVYAAIGLVAAAAVLLYRTRAGLVLRAVGESPQSAHALGYGVRRIRLAAVVTGGALCGVAGAFLSVVYTPLWVEGMVAGRGWIALALTVFATWRPGRILLGAYLFGGVTMLQLHLQAQGVQMPSQFMAMLPYVATVVVLVLISRNPLWIRLNMPASLGKPFFPGA, from the coding sequence GTGAACGAGGTCGCCCTGCTCGTCGCCGCGACGCTCGCCGCCGGCACGCCCCTCGCCATCGCGGGGCTCGGCCTCCTCCTCAACGAGCGCGCCGGCGTGCTGAACCTCGGCGCCGAGGGCATGCTGCTCATCTCCGCGGTCGCCGGCTTCGCGGCGACGTACCACGGCGGGAGCGAGTGGCTGGGCTTCGCGGCAGGCGCGGCCGCGGGCGCCGCCGTGGCGGCCGTCTTCGGCTGGCTCGTCGTGTGGCTCAACACGAACCAGTACGCGACCGGCCTCGCGGTGAGCCTCTTCGGCTCGGGGTTCTCCGCGTTCGTCGGGATCGACTACGTCGGCAAGCAGCTCGGCGAGCAGCCCGCCCACGCGGTGCCGGTCCTCGCCGGCCTGCCGTTCCTCGGCCCGGCGCTCTTCCGCCAGCACCCGGTGGTCTACGCGGCGATCGGCCTCGTCGCGGCCGCGGCCGTCCTGCTGTACCGGACGCGCGCGGGGCTCGTGCTGCGGGCCGTCGGCGAGTCGCCGCAGTCCGCGCACGCGCTCGGGTACGGCGTGCGCCGGATCCGGCTCGCGGCCGTCGTGACGGGCGGCGCGCTCTGCGGCGTCGCGGGGGCGTTCCTCTCCGTGGTCTACACGCCGCTCTGGGTCGAGGGCATGGTGGCCGGGCGCGGCTGGATCGCGCTCGCGCTGACGGTGTTCGCGACGTGGCGGCCGGGCCGGATCCTCCTCGGCGCCTACCTGTTCGGCGGGGTGACCATGCTCCAGCTCCACCTGCAGGCGCAGGGCGTCCAGATGCCGAGCCAGTTCATGGCGATGCTGCCCTACGTCGCCACCGTGGTCGTCCTCGTCCTGATCTCCCGGAATCCGCTCTGGATCCGGCTCAACATGCCCGCCTCGCTCGGGAAGCCGTTCTTCCCGGGCGCCTGA
- a CDS encoding BMP family ABC transporter substrate-binding protein, with translation MTRSFTRKLALGAAVLAATLAACAKKEEAPPAPAAAPVAKAEPLKAAFVYVGPVGDAGWSFSHDLGRRNALARFGDKVTTTFVEKVPEGPDAERVIRDLVAQGNKVVFATSFGFMDAMVKVSKDHPDVYFEHATGYKTAENLRVYEARFYEGAYLAGVVAGKMTKTNSLGFVASFPIPEVLRNINAFTLGAQSVNPKVKTRVVWINSWFDPPKETEAAQSLLNQGADVLLQNTDSTAVLQAAERNGKFAFGWDSDMSAFAPKAHLGSVALNWTVYYEKSFAEILEKRWKTEVTKWGVKEGMLDFVKPAAFLPEEAKMALEAARDGLKTGTVAVFKGPIVDNTGKEVLAKDAVADDAWKGAINFYVKGVEGKVPSGM, from the coding sequence ATGACCCGTTCGTTCACCCGCAAGCTCGCGCTCGGCGCCGCCGTCCTCGCGGCGACGCTCGCCGCCTGCGCCAAGAAGGAAGAGGCGCCGCCCGCGCCCGCCGCCGCCCCCGTGGCGAAGGCCGAGCCGCTCAAGGCCGCGTTCGTGTACGTCGGCCCGGTCGGCGACGCCGGCTGGAGCTTCTCGCACGACCTCGGCCGCCGGAACGCGCTCGCCAGGTTCGGCGACAAGGTCACCACCACCTTCGTCGAGAAGGTGCCCGAGGGCCCCGACGCCGAGCGCGTCATCCGCGACCTCGTCGCGCAGGGCAACAAGGTCGTCTTCGCCACCTCGTTCGGCTTCATGGACGCGATGGTGAAGGTCTCGAAGGACCACCCGGACGTCTACTTCGAGCACGCGACGGGCTACAAGACCGCGGAGAACCTCCGCGTCTACGAGGCGCGCTTCTACGAGGGCGCCTACCTCGCCGGCGTCGTCGCCGGCAAGATGACGAAGACGAACAGCCTCGGCTTCGTCGCGTCCTTCCCGATCCCCGAGGTGCTCCGGAACATCAACGCGTTCACGCTCGGCGCGCAGAGCGTCAACCCGAAGGTGAAGACGCGGGTGGTCTGGATCAACTCCTGGTTCGACCCGCCGAAGGAGACGGAGGCCGCGCAGTCGCTCCTGAACCAGGGCGCCGACGTGCTGCTCCAGAACACGGACTCGACGGCCGTCCTCCAGGCCGCGGAGCGCAACGGCAAGTTCGCGTTCGGCTGGGACAGCGACATGAGCGCGTTCGCGCCGAAGGCGCACCTCGGCTCGGTCGCGCTGAACTGGACCGTCTACTACGAGAAGTCGTTCGCCGAGATCCTCGAGAAGCGCTGGAAGACCGAGGTCACGAAGTGGGGCGTGAAGGAGGGCATGCTCGACTTCGTGAAGCCCGCCGCGTTCCTCCCCGAGGAGGCGAAGATGGCCCTCGAGGCCGCGCGCGACGGGCTCAAGACCGGCACGGTCGCGGTGTTCAAGGGCCCGATCGTCGACAACACGGGCAAGGAGGTCCTCGCGAAGGACGCAGTCGCCGACGACGCGTGGAAGGGCGCGATCAACTTCTACGTGAAGGGCGTCGAGGGGAAGGTTCCCTCGGGGATGTAG
- a CDS encoding NAD(P)/FAD-dependent oxidoreductase, whose translation MRSPSTRVLVLGGGAAGLAAAARLSRRVAVVLIEARERLGGRVDTRIDPALGVAVERGAEFVHGRPERTLALARRAHARLREVPDRHLRLVKGRLSDATRTFSAAQELLGLDGRDEEPFATVLRRARRERRFPPAAIDMAGEFVRGFYLADPSRASSLALADMTRALDQVGGDVAYRVDGGYARVLAPLRRQLERSGVDVRLSTVVDEIRWRRGTVDVRAAGAAGGRLPSLKGDRLIVTVPVPALGRLRFAPALAAHRRAATALTMGPLVKVLLRFRRAPWGSRRLAFLHVPGAPVPVLWTTAPAPSPVLVGWAGGPDGLRLAGKPRTTILRAAIASAARGLRRRPADLEAQLDSAIVADWTSDPFALGGYAVFPVGSAEARRALARSVEGTLFFAGEATAGGEAGTVEGALRSGERAAGEVIASL comes from the coding sequence ATGCGCTCCCCATCGACACGCGTGCTCGTCCTCGGCGGCGGTGCGGCCGGGCTCGCGGCAGCGGCGCGGCTCTCCCGGCGCGTCGCCGTCGTGCTCATCGAGGCTCGGGAGAGGCTCGGTGGTCGCGTGGACACGCGGATCGACCCGGCGCTGGGAGTCGCGGTCGAGCGCGGCGCGGAGTTCGTCCATGGAAGGCCGGAGCGGACGCTCGCCCTGGCGCGCCGGGCCCACGCGCGACTCCGCGAGGTCCCGGACCGGCACCTGCGGCTCGTGAAGGGACGCCTGTCGGACGCGACGCGGACGTTCTCCGCTGCCCAGGAGCTCCTCGGGCTCGACGGCCGCGACGAGGAGCCGTTCGCGACCGTGCTGCGGCGCGCCCGGCGTGAGCGCCGGTTCCCGCCCGCGGCGATCGACATGGCCGGGGAGTTCGTGCGCGGGTTCTACCTCGCCGACCCGAGCCGCGCGTCGTCGCTCGCCCTGGCCGACATGACGCGCGCGCTCGACCAGGTCGGCGGAGACGTGGCGTACCGCGTCGACGGCGGCTACGCCCGGGTGCTCGCCCCGTTGAGGCGGCAGCTCGAGCGCTCCGGCGTCGACGTCCGGCTCTCGACGGTGGTGGACGAGATCCGCTGGCGCCGAGGCACCGTGGACGTCCGCGCGGCGGGCGCCGCGGGCGGGCGGCTCCCCTCCCTGAAGGGCGATCGGCTCATCGTCACGGTGCCCGTCCCCGCGCTCGGGCGATTGCGCTTCGCACCGGCACTCGCCGCGCATCGCCGGGCCGCGACCGCGCTGACGATGGGGCCGCTCGTCAAGGTGCTGCTCCGGTTCCGGCGGGCGCCGTGGGGATCGCGGCGCCTCGCGTTCCTGCACGTCCCGGGCGCTCCCGTCCCGGTCCTCTGGACGACCGCGCCGGCCCCCTCACCGGTGCTCGTCGGCTGGGCGGGTGGCCCGGACGGCCTGCGGCTCGCGGGCAAGCCGCGCACGACCATCCTCCGCGCGGCGATCGCCTCGGCGGCGCGGGGCCTGCGGAGGCGCCCGGCGGACCTGGAGGCGCAGCTCGACTCCGCGATCGTCGCCGACTGGACGAGCGATCCGTTCGCGCTCGGCGGTTACGCCGTGTTCCCGGTCGGCTCCGCGGAAGCACGGAGGGCCCTCGCGCGGAGCGTCGAAGGGACGCTGTTCTTCGCCGGGGAGGCCACCGCGGGTGGGGAGGCCGGGACGGTCGAAGGCGCGCTCCGGAGCGGCGAGCGCGCAGCGGGCGAGGTCATCGCGTCGCTCTGA
- a CDS encoding ABC transporter ATP-binding protein, whose amino-acid sequence MSAPRLELRQVTKRYGDVVANDDVALSVAPGEIHAILGENGAGKSTLMKIVYGAVAPDAGELFWDGAPAAIRNPHDARALGIAMVFQHFSLFDSLTVAENVWLGLSRAVSLREVIDGIREKGAEYGLDLDPHRPVHVLSVGERQRVEIVRALLANPRLLILDEPTAVLTPQAAERLFETLRKLAATGCSILYISHKLHEILALCHQCTVLRGGRVVASCDPSRESTASLSRMMIGAEPPRLERRPAQPGALALSTRGLALESHDRFGVELEDVSLDVHAGEIVGIAGVSGNGQQELLAALSGEDPRADAGAIQLFGQPIGRLGAAARRRRGLHFVPEERLGRGAVPSLSLANNMLLTRKEALRAFGWIDRAALRDQASGVLRRYWVKASGPGAAARSLSGGNLQKYIVGRELDALPKVLVVAQPTWGVDVGAASQIRAELVALRDAGCAVLVVSEELEELFALADRLHVIAKGRLSPSLPTAAATVEQIGEWMSGLWDGGPARTAALAGDSR is encoded by the coding sequence GTGAGCGCACCGCGCCTCGAGCTCCGTCAGGTCACGAAGCGCTATGGGGACGTCGTCGCCAACGACGACGTCGCCCTCTCCGTCGCGCCCGGGGAGATCCATGCGATCCTGGGCGAGAACGGCGCCGGCAAGTCGACGCTCATGAAGATCGTCTACGGCGCGGTCGCGCCGGACGCCGGCGAGCTCTTCTGGGACGGCGCGCCGGCCGCGATCCGAAACCCGCACGACGCGCGCGCCCTCGGCATCGCGATGGTGTTCCAGCACTTCTCGCTGTTCGACTCGCTGACCGTGGCCGAGAACGTCTGGCTCGGCCTGTCCCGCGCGGTGAGCCTGCGGGAGGTGATCGACGGGATTCGCGAGAAGGGGGCCGAGTACGGCCTCGACCTCGATCCCCACCGGCCGGTGCACGTGCTGTCCGTCGGCGAGCGCCAGCGCGTCGAGATCGTCCGGGCGCTCCTCGCCAACCCCCGGCTCCTGATCCTCGACGAGCCGACCGCGGTGCTCACGCCCCAGGCCGCCGAGAGGCTGTTCGAGACCCTGCGCAAGCTCGCCGCGACGGGGTGCTCCATCCTCTACATCAGCCACAAGCTCCACGAGATCCTGGCGCTGTGCCACCAGTGCACGGTCCTGCGCGGCGGCCGCGTCGTGGCGAGCTGCGATCCCTCGCGGGAGAGCACCGCCAGCCTCTCGCGCATGATGATCGGCGCCGAGCCGCCGCGGCTCGAGCGGCGCCCCGCGCAGCCCGGCGCGCTCGCGCTCTCGACGCGAGGGCTCGCCCTCGAGAGCCACGATCGGTTCGGGGTCGAGCTCGAGGACGTCTCGCTCGACGTCCACGCGGGCGAGATCGTCGGCATCGCCGGGGTGTCCGGGAACGGGCAGCAGGAGCTGCTCGCCGCGCTCTCCGGCGAGGACCCGCGCGCCGACGCCGGCGCGATCCAGCTCTTCGGGCAGCCCATCGGGCGGCTGGGCGCGGCCGCTCGCCGGCGGCGCGGCCTGCACTTCGTCCCCGAGGAGCGGCTCGGCCGGGGGGCGGTGCCGTCCCTCTCGCTGGCGAACAACATGCTGCTGACGCGCAAGGAGGCGCTGCGCGCGTTCGGCTGGATCGATCGTGCCGCGCTCCGCGACCAGGCGTCCGGAGTGCTCCGGCGGTACTGGGTGAAGGCCTCCGGGCCGGGCGCCGCGGCCCGGAGCCTCTCCGGCGGCAACCTCCAGAAGTACATCGTCGGGCGAGAGCTCGACGCCCTCCCGAAGGTGCTCGTCGTGGCGCAGCCGACCTGGGGCGTCGACGTCGGCGCGGCGTCGCAGATCCGGGCCGAGCTCGTCGCGCTCCGCGACGCGGGGTGCGCCGTGCTGGTCGTCTCCGAGGAGCTCGAGGAGCTGTTCGCGCTCGCCGATCGTCTCCACGTCATCGCGAAGGGGCGCCTCTCGCCGTCGCTCCCGACGGCCGCGGCCACCGTGGAGCAGATCGGGGAGTGGATGAGCGGGCTGTGGGACGGCGGCCCCGCGCGGACGGCCGCGCTCGCCGGAGACTCCCGATGA
- a CDS encoding PRC-barrel domain-containing protein: MRLSDENLRGRTVIGSDGRAVGEIAALFLDSDTWSLESLRVKLRKDIADELGASRTMFHAGIVEIPVRLIQSVADAVVLSVPVGGLRDVLPGEGEPASAH, translated from the coding sequence ATGCGTCTTTCCGACGAGAACCTGCGCGGTCGTACGGTCATCGGCTCGGACGGGAGAGCGGTCGGAGAGATCGCCGCCCTGTTCCTGGACAGCGACACCTGGAGCCTGGAGTCGTTGCGGGTCAAGTTGCGGAAGGACATCGCGGACGAGCTGGGCGCGTCCCGGACGATGTTCCACGCTGGGATCGTCGAGATCCCCGTCAGGCTGATCCAGTCCGTGGCCGACGCCGTGGTGCTCTCCGTTCCGGTCGGGGGGCTGCGCGACGTGCTTCCCGGCGAGGGCGAGCCCGCCTCCGCCCACTGA
- a CDS encoding ABC transporter permease: protein MIRLDVRPVPSLAMSVLSPIIALAVTVAAGGVLFLALGKDPVRVLSMFLVEPFNGVRALTELGLKCTPLVLCALGLGLCFRSNVWNIGAEGQFLMGAISGGGLALWVTTASAALSQWAFFPLVVVAGAAGGAAWAAIVALLRDRFNANEILVSLMLVYVADLLLSWLVFGPWKDPHGFNFPQTVQFAAATEIPRFVRGMRLHWGFAFALVAAVLMWLFMFRTHRGIQLQIGGPAPAAARYAGFSSRAAVWTTLLVSGALAGIAGAFEVAGPMGQLTPHVASGYGFTAIIVAFVGRLHPLGAVLGSVVLSAFVIGGQLAQSRVGLPASLSGVFQGMLLLALLGCDTLIHHRPRLAGWTWRAAP, encoded by the coding sequence ATGATCCGCCTCGACGTCCGCCCGGTCCCCTCGCTCGCGATGAGCGTCCTGTCTCCCATCATCGCCCTCGCCGTGACCGTGGCCGCGGGCGGGGTGCTCTTCCTCGCGCTCGGCAAGGACCCGGTGCGCGTGCTCTCGATGTTCCTCGTAGAGCCCTTCAACGGCGTGCGCGCGCTCACCGAGCTGGGGCTGAAGTGCACCCCGCTCGTGCTGTGCGCGCTCGGCCTCGGGCTCTGCTTCCGCTCGAACGTGTGGAACATCGGCGCCGAGGGGCAGTTCCTGATGGGAGCGATCTCCGGCGGCGGGCTGGCGCTGTGGGTCACGACCGCCTCGGCGGCGCTCTCGCAGTGGGCGTTCTTCCCCCTGGTGGTGGTGGCGGGGGCCGCGGGCGGCGCGGCGTGGGCCGCGATCGTGGCCCTCCTGCGGGACCGCTTCAACGCCAACGAGATCCTCGTCAGCCTGATGCTCGTCTACGTCGCGGACCTCCTCCTCTCCTGGCTCGTGTTCGGGCCGTGGAAGGACCCGCACGGCTTCAACTTCCCGCAGACGGTGCAGTTCGCCGCGGCGACCGAGATCCCGCGCTTCGTGCGCGGCATGCGGCTGCACTGGGGGTTCGCGTTCGCGCTCGTCGCGGCCGTCCTCATGTGGCTGTTCATGTTCCGGACGCACCGCGGCATCCAGCTCCAGATCGGCGGCCCCGCCCCGGCGGCGGCGCGGTACGCGGGCTTCTCGTCCCGCGCGGCGGTCTGGACGACGCTCCTCGTCTCGGGCGCGCTCGCGGGGATCGCCGGCGCGTTCGAGGTCGCCGGCCCGATGGGCCAGCTCACGCCGCACGTCGCGAGCGGCTACGGGTTCACCGCGATCATCGTCGCGTTCGTGGGCCGCCTCCACCCGCTCGGCGCGGTGCTCGGGAGCGTCGTGCTCTCCGCGTTCGTGATCGGCGGGCAGCTCGCGCAGTCGCGGGTCGGCCTGCCCGCGTCGCTGAGCGGCGTGTTCCAGGGGATGCTGCTCCTCGCCCTGCTCGGCTGCGACACGCTCATCCACCACCGTCCGCGGCTCGCCGGGTGGACCTGGAGGGCCGCGCCGTGA
- a CDS encoding AI-2E family transporter — translation MADPTTTRRFQLLLLVAALVLFLYVASPFAKPILLAATIAAILDPVHLRLTAALRGRRAASAGVLSAAVVAAIVGPVAYLVTAFVWQVVAGVRWLRAALESEGVSGLVARLPEPLRKIATDVTADMPLALERAREAFEGAGGAAAVGGLISATGTLVVNTLVMVVAVYFLLAEGHRLIEWLDEMTPLEPGQLRELLATFNGAVGAVVVSALATAGVQAALAFAGFLVAGVPQPAFFAIVTFVAALVPLVGANLVVLPVAAFHFAAGHTVAAGLLALWSLGVVGTVDNLLKPVLMRRGLSVHVSLVFLALLGGLSTFGAAGIIVGPLALAFFLAAVRMWHPRHAGDAPAGPRAPPGEVPRP, via the coding sequence ATGGCCGACCCGACGACGACGCGACGGTTCCAGCTGCTGCTGCTGGTCGCCGCCCTCGTGCTGTTCCTGTACGTCGCTTCGCCATTCGCCAAGCCCATCCTGCTCGCTGCGACGATCGCCGCGATCCTCGATCCCGTGCACCTCCGGCTGACGGCCGCGCTCCGCGGCCGGCGAGCGGCGTCGGCGGGCGTGCTCTCCGCGGCGGTCGTCGCGGCGATCGTCGGCCCGGTCGCGTACCTCGTCACCGCCTTCGTATGGCAGGTCGTTGCGGGAGTGCGGTGGCTGCGCGCCGCGCTGGAGAGCGAGGGTGTCTCCGGGCTCGTGGCGCGGCTCCCGGAGCCGCTGCGCAAGATCGCGACCGACGTGACCGCCGACATGCCGCTCGCGCTGGAGCGGGCGAGAGAGGCGTTCGAGGGCGCCGGTGGGGCCGCCGCCGTCGGCGGGCTCATCTCCGCGACCGGGACGCTCGTCGTGAACACGCTCGTGATGGTGGTCGCGGTCTACTTCCTGCTCGCCGAGGGGCACCGGCTCATCGAGTGGCTCGACGAGATGACGCCGCTCGAGCCCGGCCAGCTCCGCGAGCTGCTCGCGACCTTCAACGGGGCCGTGGGCGCCGTCGTCGTCTCTGCGCTCGCGACGGCCGGGGTACAAGCGGCGCTCGCGTTCGCGGGTTTTCTCGTGGCAGGCGTCCCGCAGCCGGCGTTCTTCGCGATCGTGACCTTCGTGGCGGCCCTCGTGCCGCTCGTGGGCGCGAACCTCGTCGTCCTCCCCGTCGCGGCGTTCCACTTCGCAGCGGGGCACACCGTCGCCGCCGGGCTCCTCGCCCTGTGGTCCCTCGGCGTGGTGGGCACCGTCGACAACCTGCTGAAGCCGGTTCTCATGCGGCGAGGCCTGTCCGTGCACGTATCCCTGGTCTTCCTCGCGCTGCTGGGCGGCCTCTCGACGTTCGGCGCGGCCGGGATCATCGTCGGACCGCTCGCCTTGGCGTTCTTCCTCGCAGCCGTGAGGATGTGGCACCCGAGACACGCGGGCGACGCGCCCGCCGGGCCTCGGGCTCCGCCCGGCGAAGTCCCCCGTCCCTGA